A region of Lacinutrix sp. Hel_I_90 DNA encodes the following proteins:
- a CDS encoding rhodanese-like domain-containing protein — MKHLFLLLFSFISVEAIAQKTLDALLKQHNTNEVPYISVEALAMPKTKAIIFDSREPQEYAVSHLKEAVFVGYNTFNIDSIQEKYPDKNEKIVVYCSLGIRSETTGKKLKKAGYTNVYNLYGGIFEWKNKGFSLIDSEAKETEKVHTFNKAWSKWLKNGEKIYETEDTKK, encoded by the coding sequence ATGAAACACCTCTTTTTGTTATTATTTAGTTTTATCTCTGTGGAAGCGATTGCACAAAAAACACTCGATGCCTTACTAAAACAACACAATACTAATGAGGTGCCTTATATATCGGTTGAAGCGTTAGCCATGCCTAAAACCAAAGCTATTATTTTTGATTCCCGTGAGCCGCAAGAATATGCTGTAAGCCATTTAAAAGAGGCCGTTTTTGTTGGTTATAATACATTTAACATTGATTCAATTCAAGAAAAATATCCAGATAAAAATGAAAAAATAGTAGTGTATTGTTCTCTCGGTATTCGTTCTGAAACTACTGGTAAAAAATTAAAAAAGGCAGGTTACACTAATGTTTATAATCTTTACGGCGGTATTTTTGAATGGAAGAATAAAGGCTTTAGTCTCATAGATTCGGAAGCGAAAGAAACCGAGAAAGTACATACTTTTAATAAAGCATGGAGCAAATGGCTGAAAAACGGTGAGAAAATTTATGAAACTGAAGACACTAAAAAATAA
- the arsS gene encoding arsenosugar biosynthesis radical SAM (seleno)protein ArsS (Some members of this family are selenoproteins.) yields the protein MTKVKTQSLHKRDSDLANSNRQLEILSNGIFQSGELPKFKDKISETNQFPLKAKKLEILQINVGYMCNQVCEHCHVDAGPDRKEIMTRETMQQILEVIKTTGAHTLDLTGGAPEMNPHFRWFVEEASKVGVKDFIVRSNLTIIRANKKYYDLPDFFKKHNIHVVSSMPHWTRGKTDKQRGEGVFDLSIKALQELNARGYGMPDSDLKLDLVYNPNGAYLPGNQATMEKDFKKALKEDFDIQFHNLFAITNLPIARFLDYLIASENYEDYMHALVDAYNPAAVKNVMCTNTLSVSWDGYLYDCDFNQMLALPVNSKSKHISQYQEDLLEGRNIVISQHCYGCTAGAGSSCQGVVTD from the coding sequence ATGACGAAAGTAAAAACACAATCACTACACAAAAGAGATAGTGATTTAGCAAATAGTAATAGACAATTGGAAATACTCTCTAATGGTATTTTTCAAAGTGGTGAATTACCTAAGTTTAAAGATAAAATTTCTGAAACCAACCAGTTTCCTTTAAAAGCAAAAAAGCTTGAAATTCTACAAATCAATGTTGGTTATATGTGTAATCAAGTATGTGAACATTGTCATGTAGATGCCGGTCCAGACAGAAAAGAGATCATGACAAGGGAAACCATGCAGCAAATTCTCGAGGTTATTAAAACAACAGGCGCTCATACCCTGGATTTAACGGGTGGCGCTCCTGAAATGAATCCGCACTTTAGGTGGTTTGTAGAAGAAGCGTCCAAAGTTGGCGTTAAAGATTTTATTGTACGCTCTAACTTAACTATTATTCGCGCCAATAAAAAATATTACGACCTACCCGATTTCTTTAAAAAACACAACATACACGTGGTGTCGTCTATGCCACACTGGACCAGGGGCAAAACCGACAAACAAAGAGGCGAAGGGGTTTTTGACTTATCTATTAAAGCCCTACAAGAATTAAATGCCAGAGGCTATGGCATGCCGGACAGTGATTTAAAACTCGACTTAGTTTACAATCCAAATGGCGCCTATTTACCAGGAAATCAGGCCACCATGGAAAAAGATTTCAAAAAAGCCCTGAAAGAAGATTTTGATATTCAATTTCATAATTTATTTGCCATCACCAATTTACCAATTGCTCGTTTTTTGGATTATTTAATTGCATCAGAAAATTATGAAGATTATATGCACGCCCTAGTAGACGCTTACAATCCCGCTGCTGTAAAAAACGTGATGTGCACCAATACACTTTCAGTAAGTTGGGACGGTTATTTATATGATTGTGATTTTAACCAGATGTTAGCGCTACCAGTGAATAGCAAATCAAAACACATTTCGCAATACCAAGAAGATTTATTAGAAGGTAGAAACATCGTCATTTCCCAACACTGCTATGGGTGTACAGCGGGCGCAGGAAGCAGTTGTCAAGGTGTTGTAACAGATTAA
- a CDS encoding arsenosugar biosynthesis-associated peroxidase-like protein has protein sequence MQKTYYDPADLRKFGKISEWNQELGDKFFDYYGKVFEEGALTAREKSLIALAVAHTEQCPYCIDAYTKDGLQRGITKEEMMEALHVGAAIKSGATLVHGVQMMNKVNKLEM, from the coding sequence ATGCAGAAAACATATTATGATCCGGCTGACCTTAGAAAATTTGGAAAAATAAGCGAATGGAATCAGGAATTAGGCGATAAATTTTTCGATTATTACGGGAAAGTCTTTGAAGAAGGGGCACTTACAGCACGAGAAAAATCGTTAATAGCCCTAGCGGTGGCACATACAGAACAGTGCCCGTATTGCATTGACGCCTATACAAAAGACGGTTTACAACGCGGCATTACTAAGGAAGAAATGATGGAAGCCTTACATGTGGGTGCTGCTATTAAAAGTGGTGCCACATTAGTACACGGGGTACAAATGATGAATAAAGTTAATAAACTTGAAATGTAA
- a CDS encoding sodium:proton antiporter codes for MNDYFFIIAILVILAAAFGYINVRFFKLPNAIGLMLITILFTLGIFAISYFDSTLLDAERYIIRQIDFKSVLLDIMLSFLLFAGALHTNFEQLKVQRWPVLVFSTLGVLVSTFLVGTVVYFMLQIIGLQVQFIYCLLFGALISPTDPIAVLGILKKAGVPKKLETKIVGESLFNDGVGVVIFLTIFQIADLGIANIETLDVAKLFVQEVIGGILLGGALGWITFRLMRSIDDYDIEVIITLAAVMGGTLLAHEFHVSAPLAVVTAGLIIGNDTVRSSAMSATTETYVDKFWELIDILLNTILFVLIGMEMLVLALEGKYILAGLLAIPIVLLCRYASLLLPINFFKKKLNFVPKTNLIMTWGGLRGGISIALALGLTEAMHRDLFLVVTYIVVVFSILVQGLTVGKLVKKIELKYAKTDNQ; via the coding sequence ATGAATGATTACTTTTTTATAATAGCTATACTTGTAATATTAGCAGCAGCTTTTGGTTATATAAATGTGCGCTTTTTTAAGCTGCCAAATGCCATTGGTTTAATGTTGATTACGATTCTTTTTACCTTAGGTATTTTTGCAATAAGTTATTTTGATTCTACACTTTTAGATGCCGAACGCTACATTATTAGACAAATTGATTTCAAGAGTGTTTTGTTAGATATTATGTTGAGTTTTTTACTGTTTGCAGGAGCCTTACATACCAATTTTGAACAGCTAAAAGTACAACGTTGGCCGGTATTGGTATTCTCAACTTTAGGGGTATTAGTGTCAACATTTTTAGTGGGTACAGTTGTGTATTTCATGCTGCAAATTATTGGGTTACAAGTGCAATTTATCTACTGTCTTTTATTTGGAGCATTAATTTCACCTACAGATCCTATCGCTGTTTTAGGAATCCTAAAAAAAGCGGGGGTTCCAAAAAAATTGGAAACCAAAATTGTAGGGGAATCTCTTTTTAATGATGGTGTTGGTGTTGTTATCTTTTTAACCATTTTTCAGATTGCCGATTTAGGTATTGCCAATATTGAAACCCTAGATGTTGCTAAACTTTTTGTTCAGGAAGTAATCGGTGGGATTCTTTTAGGTGGTGCTTTAGGTTGGATTACTTTTAGATTAATGCGGTCTATAGATGATTATGATATAGAAGTCATCATCACACTAGCTGCGGTTATGGGTGGTACATTACTAGCGCACGAATTTCATGTTTCTGCACCACTAGCAGTGGTTACAGCGGGTTTAATTATTGGAAACGATACGGTTAGAAGTAGTGCCATGTCTGCAACTACAGAAACCTATGTAGATAAGTTCTGGGAATTAATAGACATTTTATTAAATACGATTCTATTTGTTTTAATAGGTATGGAAATGTTGGTTCTGGCTTTAGAAGGAAAATATATTTTAGCAGGTTTATTAGCAATTCCAATAGTATTATTATGCCGTTACGCATCTTTATTACTACCCATCAATTTTTTCAAAAAGAAATTAAATTTTGTTCCAAAAACTAATCTGATTATGACCTGGGGAGGCTTGCGTGGGGGTATCTCTATTGCCTTGGCATTAGGTTTAACAGAGGCCATGCATCGGGATTTATTTTTGGTGGTTACTTATATTGTAGTCGTGTTCTCTATCTTGGTTCAAGGCTTAACCGTTGGTAAATTGGTGAAGAAAATTGAATTGAAATACGCTAAAACGGATAACCAATAG
- a CDS encoding BamA/TamA family outer membrane protein translates to MLFSISFAIFIAQSCAVKKYIPEGALLYTGATIEVNADSLVENPSDLKTELETILRPEPNSKFLGLRPGLHYYYKVQQEKPGFLNKWLYKQFGEEPVYQSDVKPYEIEDILVNKLENNGFFYSLATSSFTEDQEAKEAAITYTVQVPTPYKIETYQIDSVPSPLYEALKASVAESNFKKDIRFDLKAMKLERERLDAMLKRKGYYNFNSDFLIFEADSNRYDNKRIDLFLKLKAEVPQKAIIPYRLERVTIYPDYDLTKDSKISDDERYNNKTYIQDSVFFKPEHLDPFITLKEGQLYSPVTSKNTARRLSSIGAYKFVNIQYKETDSLAENGLGLLEANIYLSPLNKRAIRAELRAVTKSNNFAGPALVLTYSNRNLFKGGETLNISTKAGYETQIASGNQAGLSSLELGLEGELIFPRVISPFKISADFFEYSIPKTITSLGFDYLNRSKLYTLLSANTLFGYVWDANRFVTHKVNPISVYYTRLSNTTPEFQKILDDNPFLQRSFDQEFISGLTYSFTYNGLVDAGKTHNFYANFTFDIAGNSVSLLGKEKEPGTPKEFLGLEYAQYAKADIDLRYHFNFGKEQTVATRLFAGYGLAYGNSDVLPFTKQYYSGGPYSVRAFRIRSLGPGTYNEQGTEEGAFFDQTGNIRLEANIEYRFPIFGFFKGAVFTDAGNIWNSEENPALPGGKFSGDFLSELGMGAGVGLRVDVQGFVIRLDLAAPFHDPAQPKGQRFDFEADEPILNFAIGYPF, encoded by the coding sequence ATGCTCTTCAGCATTAGTTTTGCAATTTTCATTGCACAATCCTGTGCTGTAAAAAAATACATTCCAGAAGGTGCGTTATTATATACTGGAGCCACTATTGAAGTTAATGCCGATAGTCTGGTAGAAAATCCTTCCGATTTAAAAACTGAATTAGAAACCATTTTGCGCCCAGAACCCAATTCAAAATTTCTGGGTCTGCGACCTGGTTTACATTATTACTATAAAGTGCAACAAGAAAAACCGGGATTTCTCAATAAATGGTTGTACAAACAGTTTGGCGAAGAACCCGTGTACCAAAGTGATGTTAAACCTTATGAAATAGAAGACATCCTTGTCAATAAACTAGAAAATAATGGGTTTTTCTACAGTCTTGCAACCTCATCCTTCACCGAAGATCAAGAGGCAAAAGAAGCTGCTATAACTTATACCGTGCAAGTCCCTACACCGTATAAAATTGAAACCTATCAAATAGATTCTGTGCCTTCCCCTTTATATGAAGCATTGAAAGCTAGCGTTGCCGAATCAAATTTTAAAAAAGACATTCGTTTTGATTTAAAGGCTATGAAGTTAGAGCGTGAACGCCTGGATGCGATGCTAAAACGCAAAGGCTATTATAATTTTAATTCTGATTTTTTAATTTTTGAAGCAGACAGTAATCGTTACGATAATAAGCGTATTGATTTGTTTTTGAAGCTGAAAGCCGAAGTACCACAAAAAGCTATTATCCCCTATCGTTTAGAGCGGGTGACTATTTATCCTGACTATGATTTAACAAAAGATTCAAAAATTTCTGATGATGAACGCTATAATAATAAAACGTACATACAAGATTCTGTTTTTTTCAAACCAGAACATTTAGATCCTTTTATTACATTAAAAGAAGGGCAATTATATAGCCCGGTAACCTCAAAAAATACCGCTAGACGTTTATCATCTATAGGGGCATACAAATTTGTAAACATCCAATATAAAGAAACAGATTCTTTAGCTGAAAATGGCCTAGGACTTTTAGAAGCAAATATCTATCTCTCTCCATTAAACAAACGGGCCATTAGAGCAGAATTACGGGCGGTAACAAAATCTAATAATTTTGCAGGTCCCGCATTGGTTTTAACTTATAGTAATCGGAATTTATTTAAAGGTGGTGAAACATTAAATATAAGCACAAAGGCAGGCTATGAAACTCAAATTGCCAGTGGCAATCAAGCTGGATTAAGTAGTTTGGAATTGGGCTTGGAAGGCGAATTAATTTTTCCAAGAGTTATTTCGCCATTCAAAATTAGTGCAGATTTTTTCGAATACTCCATTCCTAAAACCATAACATCTCTAGGTTTCGATTATTTAAACCGAAGTAAATTGTACACGCTCTTGTCTGCTAACACACTGTTTGGCTATGTATGGGATGCCAATCGTTTTGTAACCCATAAAGTCAATCCTATTTCTGTTTACTATACCCGTCTTTCTAACACGACTCCAGAATTTCAAAAGATATTAGACGACAACCCGTTTTTACAACGCAGTTTTGATCAGGAGTTTATCTCTGGGCTTACCTACTCTTTTACTTACAACGGGTTAGTTGATGCTGGTAAAACACATAACTTTTATGCCAATTTTACTTTTGATATTGCCGGAAATTCCGTTAGTTTACTAGGCAAAGAAAAAGAGCCTGGTACACCCAAGGAATTTTTAGGTTTAGAATACGCGCAATATGCAAAAGCAGATATCGATTTACGCTATCACTTTAATTTTGGAAAAGAGCAAACAGTCGCCACGAGATTGTTTGCAGGCTACGGCCTGGCTTATGGCAATTCAGACGTTTTACCATTTACAAAACAATATTATTCTGGCGGCCCTTACAGCGTGCGTGCCTTTAGAATTCGCTCCTTGGGTCCTGGAACTTATAACGAGCAAGGCACAGAAGAAGGTGCGTTTTTTGACCAGACTGGAAACATCCGCTTGGAAGCGAATATAGAGTACCGTTTTCCTATTTTCGGTTTCTTTAAAGGCGCCGTATTTACAGATGCTGGTAATATTTGGAACTCAGAGGAAAATCCTGCTTTACCAGGCGGTAAATTTTCTGGAGACTTTTTAAGCGAATTAGGAATGGGAGCTGGAGTTGGTTTACGGGTAGATGTCCAGGGTTTTGTTATCCGTTTAGATTTAGCCGCACCATTTCATGATCCTGCTCAACCAAAAGGACAACGTTTTGATTTTGAAGCAGACGAGCCTATTCTAAATTTTGCTATTGGTTATCCGTTTTAG